A stretch of DNA from Glycine max cultivar Williams 82 chromosome 18, Glycine_max_v4.0, whole genome shotgun sequence:
ttatttttaaaatgggtATGTTATAAAATATGTGTCAAGGGATACAGAATCAACAACTGCATTATGTTGTTTCTAACATTGGTGGAGGAATCAACAATTCTCAGTTGCTATTTCTTCATACTACCTCAAGGAgctattcatttcatttttgttgttttatagTGCATCATTAGTTTGATATTAATCATCTTTGTGTCTAACAACTACAACATTATTAACGAAATTAGCAATGTTGAAAATGCAATTTGCAATTGCTGGTTTACATGGAAACCACATCCtcattttccttaatttttttaaataaaaaattatgtgaaaataaaacaataagtcAAAATTGCTAATTCACCTATTCCTTGGTCAAAAGCAAACTCATCttagtaatatattttagaacaaactcattttaaaaataagattataaaaGAGACTCAAAAGGATTTATCActctgaagttaatatttttttctctttttttccctttatgtttcttgttttactcctcttttattcttttctctctcGAATGAAGcctaagattattttttatgtttggtgcttcaaattttgtttaaagagcaaattcattttagtgACATATTTTATTACCTCAAATAATACATTTGTGCATGAAAATCTTGgttgaaaattcaattttatacaAACAAATTTTGAATTACCTTTACAAATTTAGTTTACAAATTTAAGGTTGGGAAACATGCACCAAATCTTAAGATGGTTGAAAGGTTATTTGCCTTTGGGAATATGTGTCAAGTCTAAAGAAGTCTTTGTTAGGAAACAGGAGGAGCAGACAAAAGCAAATGACCCAGAACCGAGGCCAAAACGGAAAACCATAGCACCAAAATATCTAGCAGATTTCATTTAACGGAATTGAGGAATTTAAAGTTGAGTTGGCAAAGAGGGATTGACTCATAAGGAAGATTATGTCAGCTCTTGTCCCTTATCGTGCGGCACCATGCAATTCTGCAATACACTGTGCATTTCGTTTCTGTTTTTTCATATCCCATTATCGCAAATGTTCCAATTTCTATTACAAGCCTTGCATTCTAGCATCTTCTATAGGACTCTATATAAAGGAATGTTGAGTATGTAATgggtataattaaaataaaacctcACTTTTCTTCTCTCGTTGCTCGAAGAGGGACCTAGCTTTCTAAACCTAGGTTCTGCATTTTTGTTTCCTAACAATacttggtgctttcattgagcaTCTCGCATGGCGGAGTCCACTCGCTCTAAATCAAATTTGGATCGTATCGAGGAAGTTATTGCGAAACTCATGACGAACCAACAACATTACTCAACCCACCAACACCAAGTCACGACCAAGCTTGATGAGCTGCTCCAATGGATATCAATTGTTGAACATAATCAAAACTCTTAAGCTTCATCGTCCTCGACCAACCCTCCATCTCTGGCAATCCATACCCCACAACACAACCACATGAAACTCGATGTTCCGCACTTCGGCGGCATGGATCCTTTTGGTTGGATCTTCAAAATAACACAATTCTTTGAGTATCATGAAACCCCAGACCATGATCATCTCACCATAGCTTCCATCTACATGGAAGGACTTACACTCGCTGGTTCCAATGGATGATGCAAAATGCCCAGATTTCCTCCTGGTCAGGTCTTCTTTGTAGTGTCTCAATATGAGGATCCTACAAGTATTTGTTTAAACTCACTCAGAAAGGCACTATAACAGAATATTTGTCGCAATTTGAGGCTCTGGCTAATCGAGTTATTGGCCTTCTGACCCCTTTTTTACTCGGTTGTTTTGTATATGGGTTGACGCCTTACATTCGCTGGGAGGTTCAAGCCCTCCAACCTCTAAACCTCATCCAGGCTGCCAGTCTTGCCAGACTTCAGCAGGACAAATTCATTGAGCAGCGACGCGTTCGTAGCCTGTTTCCTTTTTTGGCAAGCCAACCACCTTCTATTTCCCTCACTCCTACACACTCACCTCCACCTACCTTTGTGTTGGCATCTCCCTAACCACCTCCTTTACTACCAGCCTCGTCTAGACCACCACCTGCACCTCTTAGGAGGTTATCACTAGAGGAAATGGCCAGCTACAGGGAGAAGGGTCTTTGCTTTAACTATGATGAAAATTTTACGCGTGGGCATAAATTTTCATTGAAATTTTTCGTGTTCATCATCGATGATGATGAGAAGTATGATCCAAGTTCACTCAACAGCGAGCCAACTGAACTGTTTGATTCACCAAACTCCTCCTCAGCTCAAATTAGCTTACATGCCCTCTCAAGACATCTTGCTCTTGAAATGTTGTGTTTAGTAAGTGATATCTCTAGCCAACAGGTTGTTATCTTAATTGATGATGGGAGTACACATAGTTTTATACAGAAGCATCTGGTTAGTGTGTTAGGCCTCCCTACAAATCCGACACACCCATTGCGTGTAATGGTGGGCAATGAGAGTGAAATTGAGTGTCATGAATGCTACGAAGAGATCATCCTGCAAATTTAGGGTCAACTGTTTTATGTTGGACCTTCATGTCCTACATTTGAGTGGTGCGGATATCATCCTCAGGGTTCAATGGCTGAAGCCCTTGGGACCAATGCTCACAGACTACAAGGATCTCAAAATGAAATTCTTGCACGCAGGACAAATGATTGAACTTCATAGAGATAGTAATGCTTGCCTTCATCTTTTTACGGTTTTGCAACTTCGATGATTAGTTCAAACTGGTGCCGCGAGTGAGTTTTTCCATATTCAAGTGTTACCTAGAGAGTTTTCGAAAATACAACCCTCTTTCCCACTTACTTATCACCCATCTTCCGAAATCAATGCCTTAACCTAACCCTTTGTGACTTTATTCTAGGCCCCAATAGCTCTCCCACCTCCCTGACAAAACAACCACGCCATCCACCTTCACCCAAACTCAGAACCCGTAAATGCCCACAGATATCGTTATCCCCACTTCCAAAACCAAGAAATTGAGCCCCAAGTTGATTCAATGTTGCAAAAGGGTGTTATTCGTCTAAGTACCAGTCCGTTTTCATCCCCGATCATCTTGGCCAGGAAGCACGACAGGTCTTAGCGGTTTTGTGTTGATTACAGGGCCCTGAATGGTATCATCGTAAAGGATCAATATCCTATACCAACTATAGACGAGCTTTTTCATGAATTGGGTGGTGCTTGTTATTTTTCGAAACTAGACTTACGGTAGGGCTATCATCGGATTCTGATGATGGAGGAGGATTAAGCAAAATTGCTTTCCGCACACACCATGGCCACTTTGAGTTTCGAGTCATGCCCTTCGGCCTATGCAACACACCCTCTTTGTTCTAGGCTACCATGAACAACATTTTATGGCCTTATTTACATAAGtttatcatcatcttcttcgaTGATATTCTGATTTATAGTAGATCATTTGAGGATCATCTCCAACACTTAGAAACAACTTTTTGAATCTTGCAGGATGAGCAGTTTTTCTAGAAATTGTCTAAGTGTTTCTTACACAAGAGAAGGTGGAATACTTGGGTCATTTGGTATCCAAAGAAGGAGTTGAACCCCTACAAGACAAGGTCCATGCAATCCAACAATGGCATGTTCCTTATTCCGTTAAGGCCCTACGAGGATTTCTGGGATTGGCAGGGTTCTATCGGCAATTTATCAAAGGTTATGCGTCGTTCGCAGCCCCACTAACTTAGCTGCTAGTGAAAGATAGATTCCAATGGTCCAATGCAGTGCAAGATGCTTTTGATACATTGAAACAGGTAGGGACTAAGGCCCCTATTTTATGGTTGTCAGACTTTACGCTTTTGTTCGTTCTCAAAACAGATGCTCCGGGTGTAGGCATGGGAGCAGTATTGTCTCAGAAAGGGCACCCAATAGCCTTCTTTAGCAAAGCTTTTTGTCCCAAATTGCTTAGATCTTCCACATACATTCATGAGTTGGTAGCCATTGCGACAACTGTCAAGAAATGGTGGCAATATCTTTTTGGCCATCGTTTCACCATTATCACGAACTACTGTAGCCTCAGGGAGCTTATGACTCTAGTGATTCAAACCCCGGAGCAGCATATGCATATGGCATGCTTGATTGCCTACGATTACAATATTCAGTATTGGCCAGAAAATCTAACACAGTGACGGATGCGCTCTCTCGCATATCAGAAACCATGGCTAGCGAACTACTAATTTTGTCAGTTCCACATTTTGCCTTCCTAAATGAATTGAAGCAGGAGTTGGCAAGTAATCTAGCATTCCTCGACCTTCAAAAACCCATTCCCACTCAGCCAAGTGCTCATCCAAATTATTACATCCAGCAAGGGCTAATTCTTCAGCAAGGTTGCATATGGTTACCCAAAGATATTCGTTTCATACCTACATTGATTACTGAGTTTCATGCCTCCCCATTGGGTGGACACATGGGTGTCACCAAAACTTTAGCTCGAATGAAGGATAACTTCATTTGGTCTGGGATGCACgacaacattaaatgctttGTGGTGGCTTGCCGCAATTGTCAACATACAAAGTATGAGACTCATCGGAAGGCAGGATTGCTTTATCCGCTACCAGTTCCACTACGACCTTGGGAGGGTCTTTCCCTTGATTTTATTGTTGGTCTACCACCATATAGAGGCCACACTACTATCTTGGTCATTGTTGATAGATTTTCTAAGGGCATTCACTTGGCCATGCTTCCAACTCACTACATAGCTCATTAAGTGGCTATACTATTCATTGATTTGGTTGGTAAGATTCACGGCATGACCCAGAGTCTGGTTTTGGACCGAGACCTATTGTTCCTGAGTCATTTCTGGCAGGAATTATTCCGATTGAGTGGCATCACCTTGAGGATGAGTTCTACTTATCATCCTCAATCGGACGGCCAAACGAAGGTGGCTACTTGGGTCGTCGAGCAATATTTATGGGCCTTTGTTCATCAATGGCCAGCAACTTGGGGTAGGTTCTTACCTTGGGTGGAGTGGTCCTACAACATGTCCCAACATTAAGGCACGAGTCTCTCATCGTTTGAAGTTACTTTCGGCAAGAAATCACCCATGATTCCCCAGTACATAGTAGGATCCTATAAAGTTGAAATTGTGGATGATTTATTTTCCAATTGTGAGCTTATGTTTTCTAGTTTATGAAAGAAACTGATCAAGGCCCAAGAAAGTATGAAACAAGCTCCAGATGTTCACCGTAGAGACGTTAGCTTTGAGATAGGTGATTGGGTTCTCATCAAACTGCGACCTCAGAGACAGGCGTCTGCAACTAGGGAACCCTACTCTAAACTAGCCAAACACTTTTATGGACCATTTTGGATCATTCGAAATATTGGCAAAGTGGCTTACAAAGTGCAACTACCAGAAGATTCCTGCATCCATCCCATTTTTCATTGTTCTCTCCTCAAACACTTCCACTCGACTACAACTGAGGTTGAACCCATTTTGCAGTTGCCATTAATCACAGACAATAATCAACCTGTCATTCGACTATTAACCTTTGTCAACAGTCGTTGGGACAATACTACCCCTGCTCTGAGGTTGCTTGTCTTGGTTCAATAGGAAGGGTTACCACCTGAGGAAACCACGTGGGAATCTTGGGATGATTTGCGCATTCAGTataaccttgaggacaaggtatTTTTCGATGAGGGCGGGAATGTTAAGAGAGATGAGGAATAGACAAAAGCAAATGACCCAAACTCGAGGCCAAAACGGAAAACCATAACACCAAAATATCTAGCAAATTTCGTTACGGAATTAAGGAATTTAAAGCTGATCTAGCAAAGAGGGATTGGCTCATGAAGAGATGTTGTTAGTTCTTGTCCCCTATCGTGCGACACCATACAATTCTGCAATACactattaattttgtttctatttttgcaTATCCCATTATTGCAAATATTCCAATTTCTGTTACAAGCCTTGCATTCTAGCATCTTCTGTAGGACTCTATATAAAGGAATGTTGTATATGTAATGGGTATGAGTAAACTAAAACCTCACTTTTCTTCTCTCATTGCTCGAAGGGGGAcctagccctctaaaggcaaaaGCACCAGTTTGGGGTCTTTTTAGAAACTATTTACCAAAAGGGGGCTGTTTTGAATCTATTTACCGGGGGGTCTGTTTTTATTTGTATTGCACCAAAGGTAGAGGCGCAATTCAACGGGGAGCTGACATGTGGCATTAATTtgttgtgccaaaagctttgcGCAATAAGTGTAGTTTGTAACCAAACGATTTTATTAACCTTTTTGGTTTAGAAATTGATTTGGAATATTagctttttacaattttttgtaatatatgatattgtgattttttaaagttgttatgtaacttaattattatatgtgaGATTGTAAatggaatttttaaattgtttgtgatatttgttgttattaataaggttttaaataaatttaattatgtttgaaaTATGTAGTGTATTTTATATGGCAAGTTCATCATCCTCCTCATCCAGTTTTGATGTGGTACGTGGACCACGTGAAAATGATGTGTTGTGGATGCAAAAACAACATGTGTCCCAACATATTTAGAACGAGGATGcaaatagaaaattaagaaTGAGGCGAGCGATTCCAACTTATCAGGGTATAGAACAACCACCGATAGAAATTATTCCTCTGTTACAGCAGTCTGAATTATACACAGCAATAAAATTGTGtagaatcaaaatcaatggaGGAATTGTAAATGCCTTTGTTGAAAGGTGGAGGCCAAAGACACACACCTTTCATTTGACGTGTGGGGAGGCCACCATCACACTACAAGATGTGTTTGTGTTGCTAGGTCTTCCTGTGGATGGCAATCCTTTAATTGGCAACACAAATATTGATGGGATTGATATGTGTGAACAATACCTTGGAGTCAGGCCAAATGCTAATGCATTGGCTGACGGAAACACATTGAAATTAAGCTGGTTGGCTTCAGAATTTGCAAATATCCAGGACTATGTGGACGACGAAgagcacctcaaaatgtttgCACGTGCTTGGATTTTGAGATTTATTGGAGATGTCTTGTTGGTGGATAAAAGTAGTAAAAGAGTCCCTATGAGATATTTGCAATTTATGGTAGCTTTTGATGAGTGCAGTACTTATGCGTGGGGAGCTACTGCATTGAGTTATTTATATAGAAAGATGTGTAACGCAACAGATTATAATGTTCAATCTATTGGCGGTTACATTCTCTTAATACAATTGTGGGCATGGGAACAATGCCCTAAATTAGTCTCATCGATTGtgcctccacaacaacaaaacaatccACTTGGCTATAGGTacacaatttttaaattatagacttcatttataattttaattattattgtatgtaacacattattatttattgttgcaTAATTGTTATACAGATAGTTACAAAATAGAAATCCTCATATGACCAATGATAGTGTGGAACactatcattttaaattagACACCATGAAAAAGGGCGAGGTAACTAAGTATACATTTTTCAAATGAACAatgttattatttgtaattatttaacgaatttttaaattgcattgTAGTTTTTGTGGGACCCTTACTTCGAAGAAGTCCAAGCGTTGTTGAGTCATTTATGTTTTGTTGGGTCTGCAATCTAAAGATGTGTAGTGCCGATGATTTGTTTCAATGCTGTTGAATGGCATCAACCAGATAGagtcattaggcaatttgaaCTGCAACAACCTATACCTGGCCCTCCATTGCAACCTAGCAATATACATGGCCTAACACTAAAAGGAAAAAGTGGACATAATTGGAGGCGACTACTGCAGCCAATGCTTAATGAATGGAATAGTCGCTATGAAAGACGGTTTCAAGAAATGCCACCACAAGTTGGGCCCCTCAGTGTGAATTATGAGTATATGAAGTGGTTTAGGCGTAAAACCAAATTGTATATCAGCTGACAACATGCAAGAAGAGGACTAAtggtatttattaattattgtaggtcttacttatttattttaatattctaaaaagTGGTTATTAATACCATACATTTTCTAAATACATGTATTATTTAACAAGAATTTATATGCATGGTGAAATTATAGAAACAATGCAGTTCATGTTGTCCCCATAAGAAGGGTGTCAAATTTGGACGATTTGGCATCGTGCCTTGATAAGATGACTCTTTTAGTTGAGGAAGAGGATAGAATTATTGAGGCACGTGAAGAAGCTCCTCCTTCGGTTCCACAATTTGAACGTCAATAGTTTGATATGTTGGGTAGGAGTATGGAGACCCAAGGTTTAGGGCGACGTAGGGAAAGTGTGGATGCAGAAACACATGTTATTCTTGTGATGCCAGAGCGCcaacatggaatgtattacacactTGATCAgttcacccaagagccatctCAAATGTCGCCCCTGTATCCATACCCATAACAAAGCGGAACTTCATTAGGTATGCAACTTTtgtgttaatttaatttataatgtccattaatattgtattttatttaatttatttattatttattatgttatatattgtGATATGTAGATGCATATTTCATGGGAATTCAACCTCTTCTACAACCAGGATATGTTATGGCTAACTTATTTGGGTCTCCATCTCCTGCGGGAACCCCTTCATTTGCACATGGTTGTCTGATATCAACGCCTAACGCCCCAATGGGCCCTCCATGGACCATGCCAGGAAACATTCCTAACATTACTGGTTTATTAGGGGTAGATTTAGGTAATCAATTTTCTGCTGAGGCTGATGAAAGGAGGGGCGATAGGAGAAGGAATCCAGATCGACAAGCTCGGAGATGGGAGCGACCATGTGGGACGTCCTCCCGCCATAACacacatgatgatgatgattgattagttttattttaaattgtttgaatTAATTAGAAGATGTGCGTAACAAAATTGAGCAAACAACATCAATAAAAATCATGAATTGAATCGGATAATGATAACTAATCACATGCAGACCATGACGTTAACAATTTCCCTGGTTAGATTGTAGAGGACAATTGCGTCGGTTGTGTCCTTGTACACCACATCTACCACATTTTTTACGAGTTTGAGAAGGTTCCctccaatccatctcattccttaacCGTGTTGATCTTGGCCTTCCTTTCATACGATTAAAACTTGGATCAGGCACAAGTGTCCACGACGCATCAGATGGAGGAGAGTAAGCACGTAAGATGTGATCATTTGTGTATACAACATCTATGTATTGATAGAAGTTGATGCTGACAACACCACACACAATGATAATATGGAAACATGGATAATGGTAAGTACTAAATTGATCGCATTAGCAGTAACGGTCGTTTAAGTTAACTGACCACTTTTGTCCACCTCGTTGAGACATAGGATCATAAGCCTCCTCATCTTCAAACATTGTTCTCTGAGTATCATAAATGTGGACAATGTGAGAACaagcctttttttatttttctgaatctCTTTCATAACCTTCGAGCAATAAATCTGACCGCTTTGTAATTCTTTCTGAGCTTTACGACCGCGGTCTACAAAATATTGTCGACATCTACTGTATGttgacttcacaagggaagttaTTGGTATGTTGCGACAACCTctaaaaactttatttacaCATTCAGATAGATTAGTTGTCATATGACCGTACCTACGCCCTCCTTTGTCATATGCCATggtccatttttcttttgaaatcttGTCAATCCATGTTTTTATGGCAGGActcaaatcacaaaatttgtcaaaattccTATCGAATatatgcttgcaaggagtgtatcCTGCACATTAGTCATTACCAATTTCagtaaaattatcataaaaaataagatatattataAGTCAAATCTTACCTAATTTTTTcaacatttgtttttgtttctcattCTTGAACTTGTGGTTGAAATTGCTTACGATATGTCGCACATAGTAAACATGATAAGCATGGGGAGGTTGCCACCCAAGTGCTTCATTAGCAATGGTTGGCGTTAAACTTGCATGGCGATCATAAATGAGACATTTTATCTGTGACATGTTCatgcaagtgtgccaaaaaccatgaccatgcTGTTAATGTTTCTCCCTCAACCACAGCAAATGCGAGCGAAAGAACATGACCATTTTCATCTTGTGTTGTTGCCATTAACAACGTCCCACGATATTTTCCATACAAGAATGTACCGTcgacttgtatgattggcttgcaatacttgaaagcctctttacattgacCGAAAGTCCAAAATACTCGATGGAACTGACGGTATTCACGACTCACCATATTGCCAACTA
This window harbors:
- the LOC113000210 gene encoding uncharacterized protein, which gives rise to MKQAPDVHRRDVSFEIGDWVLIKLRPQRQASATREPYSKLAKHFYGPFWIIRNIGKVAYKVQLPEDSCIHPIFHCSLLKHFHSTTTEVEPILQLPLITDNNQPVIRLLTFVNSRWDNTTPALRLLVLVQ